The Longimicrobium sp. genomic interval TGCTGGGCCGGCAGGCGCTCGACACCAAGATCCGCACTCCCGAAGACGCCGCCACGGTCACCGAGGCGCCGGTGCTGGGCACCATCCCGCGCATCGTCCTGCAGACCGAGCGCAACGGCAAGGGGGCGTACGCCGCCGCGGGGAACGGCAACGGGAATGGCAACGGCAACGGCAAGAACGGGCACGGCAAGGGCGCCATCGTTCCCGCCAGCCCGGGCGACTTCCTGGACACCCGGCTCATCACCCAGCGCGACCCGCGCAGCCCGGCCGCCGAGGCGTACCGCGCGCTGCGCACCAGCCTGACCTTCTCCAGCACCGACAAGCCGCCGCAGGTGGTGGTGGTGTCGAGCGCGCTTCCGGGCGACGGCAAGTCGACCAGCGCGTCGAACCTGGCGGTCACGCTGGCGCAGCAGGGCACCCGCACGCTGGTGGTGGACGGCGACCTGCGCCGCGGCCTGCTGCACACCATCTTCGGGCTGAAGCAGGAGCCCGGGCTCACACACGTGCTGCTGGAGCGGGCCACGCTCGACGAGGCCATCCGCGAGGTTCCCATCAACGGGACCGAGCACGTGCTGCACGTGCTGCCGGCCGGCGTGTTCCCTCCCAACCCGTCGGAGATGCTGGGGTCGGAGCGGATGCGCAACCTGCTGCTGACGCTGCGCGAGCGGTACGAGATGGTGATCTTCGACGCGCCGCCGCTGAACCTGGTGACCGACGCGGCGGTGCTGGGAACGCTGGCCGACTCGACCGTGCTGATCGCCCGCGCGGGGAGCACCGACAAGGGCGCGCTGCACCACGCGGCCGCGCAGCTGCACCACCTGCGCGCGCCTCTGGGCGGAATCGTGCTGAACGACTTCCGCGTGAGCGCCGGGCGCTACTACGGCGGCTATGGCTACGGCTACTACGGGTACGGCGTCTACGGCTACTCGCCGCGCGAGTAGCCGGCGCCCCGCCGGAATGCGGAGGGACGAGATGGAGAGCGGCAAGCCGCCGCTCTCCATTTCGTTGCCCCCCCGCGCCGCTGCCGCCCCGGCGGCCGCGCGATGAAGATCGAGACCGTTCCCGTGTCCGGGCTCGAGGAGCTCGCGCGCCGCGCCCGCAACTTCGCGGTGGTGCCCATGACGGTGCACCGGGCGCGGTCGCAGATGCTGAACCCGCTGGCGCGTCCCGGCGACGTGGCGATGGTCACGGCGTGGGACGAGGGCCGCCTGGTGGGCTACCTGGGGCTCATTCCCGCCGTGCTGCGGCACGACGGGCGGCGCACCCGGGTGGCGTGGATGTCGGGCTTCTTCGTGGCGCCGGAGCTGAACGGGCGCGGGGTGGGGCGGCGGATCCTGCAGGCCGCCACGGCGCTCCCGGTCGACATCTTCACCACGCTGTACACACCCACGGCCGGCCGGGTGCAGGAGGCGGCCGGCTTCCGCGTGGTGGGCGAGCTCGCCTACGCGGTGCTGGACCTGCGGCGCGCGGCGCCCTGGAACCTGGTGGCCTCGCGCATCGGCCTGGGGGCGGTGCGCGCCTCACGCGCGCTGAAGCGGGCCACCGCCGGGCCCATGCGCCGGCTGGCGTGCCGGCTCCTGCGCCGGGGCCTGCGCGCGCCGGCGGCGGAGTGGGAGCGGGTGGACCAGCTCCCGGCCGGGGCGGCGGTGCCTCCCTCGGCCGAGGCCGAGTTCGAGCGGGGACGCGAGGTGCTGAACTGGATGGTCGGCCACCCGTGGATCGTGGAGCCCGGCACGCTGGCCGAGGAGCCCGCGCCCGGATACTACTTCTCCAACGTCCGCGAGATCTTCCGCTACGTCCCCCTGGTCCGCCGCGGCGCCGCCGCCGGGGGTGTGGAGTGGCTCCTGCTCTCCCTCACGCGCACGGACGCGATCACCACGCTGAAGGTGCTGGACCACGCGGTGGCGGACCCCGCGGTGGCCGCGGCCGCGGTGCTGGAGTGGGGCGAGCGGCTGGAGGCGGAGGTGCTGGTGCTGCCGGTGGAGATGGCGGAGCCGCTGCGCCGCGTGCCCCTGGCGCGCGCGATGCTCCTGGCCAAGCGCCGCCCGTACATGGCGCACCTGCGCGATCCCCAGGGTGAGCTGGCGCGGGTGCTCCCCTGCGTCCGGTGGCACTTCTGCGACAGCGACGCCCCGTTCCTGTAGGCCGTCCTCCACCCGCCGCGAACGAAATCCTTCCCCGTTGCGCCGGACCCCTTCCACGCCGTACCCCGCCTTCCCCGTGATTCCGTTCATCCCCTCCATCGCCCCATCCACAAGACCTGACATGTCGTGCCGGACCGCTCCCGCCGCGGGAGCGCGCTCGTGAAGGCGCGGCTGGCCGGCGCGGCCATGGCGGCGGCGCGGGTGGTGCCGAATGTGGCCTACCGGCGGCTGATCGTGCGCAACGGGTTCGGCCTGTGCTACCACCTGGTCTCGGACCGGGCGCGGGCGCACGTGCGGAACCCGTCCAAGACGCCGGAGCAGTTCGAGCGCGACCTGGTGTACCTGAAGCGCCACTTCCGGGTGCTCTCGTACGCGGAGTTCAGCGCGGCGCGCGCGGCGGGGAGGGGACCGGGGCCCCGGGACGTGCTGCTGACCTTCGACGACGGGCTGGCGGAGTGCTACGCGGTGGCGCGGCCGCTCCTGCTGAAGCACGGGCTGCCGTGCACCTTCTTCGTGGCCACCGACGCCCTGGACAACCGGCAGATCCTGGGCGTTTCGCTGGCGCCGCTGGCGCTGGAGCGCTTCCGGGAGCTGGGGCCCGATGCGGCCGCGCTGATGAACCGGGAAGCGGAGCGGCTGGGCCGCGGGTCGGACACGGCGGAGGGGTGGGCGGCCTGGCTGGCGGGGCTGCGCTTCCTGGGGCGCACGCCGGAGCTGGACGGCGCCTGCGCGGTGCTGGGGGTGGACGAGGCCGGGTACCTGGCGAAGGAGCGCCCGTACATGACCACGGCCGAGGTGCGCGCGCTGGCGGCCGACGGGTTCACCATCGGCGGGCACACGCGCTCGCACCGGCTGGTGCGGGCGATGAGCCAGGCGGAGATGGAGGACGAAGTGGCGGGGTCCTGCGCCCGGGTGCGGGAGATCACGGGCGACGCGGAGGTCCCGTTCGCCTTTCCCTTCACCGGCACGGGCGTCCGCATCGCCGACGTCGAGGCGGTGCGGGCGCGGCATCCGTACGTCGGGCTGTTCTTCGGGATGGGGCTGCGGCGCTCGCCGCCCTACGTGGTGGACCGCGTCTGGGCCGATCCCCCGCCGCCGCCGGAAAGCCGCGGCTCGTCGCTCCCCGCCAACCTGAACGCCGAGTACGCGGCACGGATGATCGGGAAGGTGGCCGGCGCTCTCCGCCCGGGGCGGCGCATCTCCACGACGCTGTAGCCGGGGATTCTCGGGCGGGGAGCCGCCCCGGTCGGAGCCGGGGCTTGCCCGACCGGCCCTCCCCCTCCCACCTTCCTCCCTTATCCAATCTCCTCGCGCCACGAAACGCCACGCATGGAAATCGAGAGGATCGCGCTCCGCGATCTTGAATCCTTCGCCGCGCGCGCACGGTGCTGCGGCATGGTGCCCATTTCCGCGCGGCGGGCGCGCTCGCAGGCGCTGAACCCGCACGCGCGGCCGGACGACGTTGCGATGCTGGCGGCGTGGGAGGGCGCGCGGATGATCGGCTACCTGGGGCTCCTCCCCGCGGCCATCCGCAACGGCGAGACGCGGGCGCGGGTCAGCTGGATCAGCACCATCTTCGTGGACCCGCAGCGGACGGGGCGCGGGATCGGCAGCACGCTGGTGAAGTACGCGGCCGCCATCCCCCTGGACCTGTTCACCACGCTCTACCTCCCCCGTCTCCGCGGGCCGCAGATCGCGGCCGGGCTGCGGCCGGCGGGCGACCTGCCCCATGCCGTTCTGGACCTGCGGCGGGCCGCGCCGTGGAACCGCGCCGCCGCCCAGGCCGTGCGTTTCGCGCCGTTCCTATCTCCCGTGGCGGCGGGGCTGGAGCGGGTGACCGGGCCGCCGGTGCGGGCACGCGTCTACCGTTCGCTGCGCCACGAGATGCGCGGCGCCGAACGCGCGTGGGAGCCCGTCCCCGAGCTGCCGGCCGACGCCGCGCCGCCGCCCGCCGCGCCGGTGGAGTTCGAACGGGGGATGCCGGTGCTGCGGTGGATCGTGAAGAATCCGTGGATCGTGGAAGCGGGGGCGGAGAGCAGCGGCGAGCCCCGCTATCACTTCTCCGCCGTCCGCGACGTGTTCCGCTACATCCCGCTGCGGCTGTCGGCGCGGGCGGGCGGGGGCGACGGATGGCTCCTCCTCTGCGTCACCCGCTCGCGGGGGATCACGCAGCTGCGGGTGCTGGAGCACGCGGTGGACGACGCCGCGGCGGGCGTCGCGGCGGTGCTGGAGCAGGGCGAGCGCCACGGCGCGGACCACCTGGTGGTGCCGGAGTCCTTCGCCGCGGTGCTGGGGCGCGTGCGGGCGGCCCGGCCGCTGCTGGTGCGCCGGCGCCGGCCGTACATGGCCCGCGTGCGCCCCGGCGGCAAGGCGGAGGCGGCGCTCCCGCACGTCCGCTGGCACTTCTGCGACGGCGACGCGGCGTTCGTCTGATCCCCAGTCATCCCCAGTCTCCAGAAACAGCAGGATCACACGGAGGAAACGGAGGGAACGGAGGTGGATTTCTCCGTTCCCTCCGTTTCCTCCGTGTGATCCATGTCTTTTGGTGTTCGGAGAGATGAAAAAACGCGGAGCAGCAGAGGATTCCACTCTGCTGCTCCGCTTGTTCATCTACCCGACAACTGCTTCTGATCGACCGTCAGCGCGAGCGCCCCTGCTGGCGGCGGGCCCGCTCGTCGCCCGGGGCGCCTTCCTCCACGCCGTCGGCCTCCGCGGGGGTGCGGGTGGAGCGCAGAGGGGGGACGCTCTCGGGAACCAGGCCGCAGATGGCGCCGCGCAGCTCGTCGGCACTGGAGAGCGCCAGCGCCGCCATCAGCCGGTCGACGCCCATCCGCAGCAGCCCCGCGTCGGTCTCGTCGGTGCGGATGACCCGGATCTTGTCGACCGGCGTGGGCACCGTGGCCTCGACCGCCGAGGTCAGCTCCTCGTGCAGCTTCTCGCCGGGGCGCAGGCCGCAGAAGGCGATCTGGATGTCGCGGTACGGCTCCAGCCCCGACAGGCGGATCAGGTTCTCGGCCAAGTCGGTGATGCGCACCGGCTCGCCCATGTCGAGCATGGCGATGTGGCCGGCCGTCTCCTCCATGGCCGCGGCCTGCAGCACCAGCTGCACCGCCTCGGGAATGGTCATGAAGTAGCGCGTGACCTCGGGGTGCGTCACGGTGAGCGGCCCCCCCGCGGCCAGCTGGCGCTCGAAGAGCGGCACCACGCTGCCGTCGGAGCCCAGCACGTTGCCGAAGCGCACCGCCCGGAAGGCCGTGCGCGAGCGCGCCAGCCCCGGCCACCCCAGCACCACCCGCTCGGCCACCCGCTTCGTCGCCCCCATCACGCTCGACGGGTTCACCGCCTTGTCGGTGGAGATGAGCACGAACTTGCGGGCGCCGTGGCGCGAGGCGCACTCGGCCACGTTCAGCGTGCCCAGCACGTTGTTGCGCACCGCCTCGACCACGTTCTGCTCCATCAGCGGAACGTGCTTGTAGGCGGCGGCGTGGAACACGTAGTCCGGCCGGTGCTCGGAGAAGACCCGCTCCAGCCGGGCCTCGTCGTTGATGTCGGCCACCACCGGGTACAGCTGGATCTCGCGGTGCGCCTGCGAGATCTCCAGGTGCACGAAGTACAGCGGGCTCTCGGCCTGGTCCACCAGCACCACCCGTCGCGGCGCGAACCCGGCCACCTGCCGCGCCAGCTCGGAGCCGATGGACCCCGCGCCGCCGGTGATGAGCACCACCTTGTCCTGCAGGTCGCTGCGCACCGGTGCGGGGTCCAGCTCCACCGGCTGGCGCCCCAGCAGGTCCTCGATCTTCACGTTGCGGATCTGCCCCAGCTTGGCGCGCCCGTCCATCAGCTCGCGCCATGAGGGGATGATCTTGAACTCCACGTTGGTGGCGATGCACTGCTGCACCAGCCGCTGCATCTCGGCGCGCGTGGCCGAGGGGATGGCGATGACCACCAGGCGCGCGCCGGAGCGCTTCACCACCTTCTGCAGGTCGTCGGTGGGGCCCACCACGGGCACGCCGTGCAGGCTCATCCCGATCTTCCCCGGGTCGTCGTCCACCAGCGCCACGGGGCGCAGCCCGCCGTCGTCGGTGCGGCGGCACTGCCGGATGAGCCGCTCGCCCCCCTCGCCCGCGCCGATGATGACCGCGGGGGTGCCGCTGGCCGCGCCCCAGCCGATCAGCGCGCCCTCGCGCAGCGTGCGCACCACCAGGCGCCCGCCGCCGAACACCATCATCGCCACGCCCCAGTCCAGCAGCAGGATGCTGCGCGGGAAGCCGGCGAGCTGCCCCAGCACGTACAGGCCGGCCAGGAAGATCCCCGAGCTCAGCGTGACCGCCTTCAGCAGCGCCACCAGGTCCGAGATCCCGGCGTGGCGCCACCACCCGCGGTGCAGCCCGAAGCCCAGGAACAGCCCCATCCGGATGGGAAGGAGGTACAGCAGCGTGGCCCAGTACATCGGCCACACCCCGCGGGGGAGGGGGAGGTCGAAGCGCAGCGCGAAGGCCGCCAGGTAGCCCAGGGGAATCAGCAGCAGGTGACCGATGACCGACGCCACGCGCCGCCCCACCACCCCTCGGTTCATCTCCATCACCACGCGTCCTCCCGGGCCTCAGGCGGCGAAGGTGTCGGCCACGTCGCGCACGGCGGCCACCACGTCGGAGACATCGGCATCGCTCATGCCCGCGTGCAGCGGGAGCGAGAGGATGCGCTGGTACTCGCGGTGCGCCACCGGGAAGTCTTCCGGCCGCCAGCCGTACTTGCGGGCGTAGTAGGGGTGCATGTGCACGGGAATGAAGTGCACGCTCACGCCGATGTTGCGCTTCGCCAGCTCCTCGATGAAGCGGTCGCGGCCGATCGACAGCTGGTCCAGCCGCAGCCGCAGCACGTACAGGTGCCAGGCGTGCTCCACGTCGGCGCGGCATGACGGCGGCTCGAGCGCCGGGTGGCTGCAGAAGCCCTCGTGGTACGCCGCCACCACCTCGCGCCGGCGCTGCTGGAAGGCCGCCAGCTTCCGCAGCTGCCACAGCCCCAGCGACGCCTGGATGTCGGTCATGTTGTACTTGAAGCCGGGAAGCACCACCTCGTAGAACCAGCTTCCCCCCTTCTCGTACCGCTTCCACGCGTCGCGGCTCATCCCGTGGAGGCTGACCACGCGCGCGTCGTCGAGGAAGGCGGGGTCGCCGGTCAGCATCCCCCCCTCGCCCGTGGTCAGGTTCTTGGTGGCGTAGAAGCTGAACGCCACCGGGTTGCTCCCCGAACCGATGCGTCGGCCCCGATAGCTGGCCGGCAGCGCGTGCGCCGCGTCTTCCACCACCGCCAGCCCGTGCGCGGCGGCGATCTCGTTCAGCGGGTCCAGGTCGGCCGGGTGCCCCGCGAAGTGCACCGGGAGCAGCGCCTTCGTGCGCGGGGTGACGGCGGCGCGGACCCTCTCGGGCGACACGTTCAGCGTGTCGGGCTCCACGTCGGCCAGCACGGGGGTGGCGCCGGTGTGCTCGATCACGTTCACGCTGGCGGCGAAGGTCACCGGCGTGGTGACCACCTCGTCGCCCGGCCCGATGCCCAGCGCCACGAGCGCGGTGTGCAGCCCGGCGGTGCAGGAGTTCAGCGCCAGCGCGCCGGGGGCGCCCAGGTATTCCGCGAACGCCTGCTCGAAGCGGCGGGTCTTGGGGCCGGTGGTGATCCAGTCGGAACGCAGGGTCTCGACGACTTCGGCGATTTCTTCCTCGCCGATGTTGGGCGGCGAGAAGGGGAGGAACGTGCTTCGCATCTGGCAGGGGCCCGGGAAATGAACGGCGTCGGCTCGGCGTGGAATCTAGCCCGAACGCCGCGAAGGACAAGTCGCGCCCCGTGTTGCGGGCTTCGTGCCACCCCGCCGGCGCCGCGTACGGGGATGACGATGCCCCGGCGGCGCACGTCACCGGCGACGACATTACGCACGGGAACGCCCTCTCCCGTCCGCTCTTCGCGTGCGCGGACCGCCGCGCGGAAGGGCCCGCGGCCGCGGTGCGCCGGCGGCGGCACCGTCTTCGCAAAGGCATCGCCCCCGCCCGCCTCCGCGACAGCCGTGTTGCGCTGCGGCACAGTCCCGCGCCGGACGGGCGGGATGGGGAGACGCATCTTCATCCCGACGGGTCCGCGACGGCTTCTCCACGCGTCCGCCCCTTCGGGTGATCGCGTGCTAAGCGTTGCGGCGCATGCGGGTGGGGCGTGTTGACAGGGCGGGCGCCCCGGTTAGGTTTCCCCGCGCGAACGCCCGGGCGCCGGGCGGCCATGAACCCGGGGGAGAGCGACTTGCGCGGGGCCGGCACCTTCACCATCTCGATCGACACGGAGTTCGCCTGGGGGGTGCGCCACTACGGCGAGCTGGCGCCCGGCCGGCGCGAGGAGATCCGCAGGGAGAGAGAGATCGTGACGCGCCTGCTGGCGCTGTTCTCCCGCTACGACGTGCGCGCCACCTGGGCCGTGGTGGGCCGCCTGCTGGAGCGCGACCCCGGGGTGGCCGAGGCGGAGCTGGACCTGTGGTACACGCCCGACGTGATCGAGGAGATCGCGGCCGCCGTGCCGAGGCAGGAGATCGGCAGCCACAGCTACGCGCACCTGTTCTTCGACGAGGGCGCCGCCCCGCGCGAGGCGGCCGAGGCCGACGTGGCCGCGGCCCGCCGCGTGCACGAGCAGCACGGGCTGGCGTTCGACTCGTGGGTGTTCCCGCGCAGCATCGTGGGGTACCGCGACGTGCTGGCCCGGGCCGGGGTGCGGGTGTACCGCGGCGCGGGGCGCCGCTGGTACTCGGGCCTTCCCGTGCGGCCGGTGCGGCGCGTGCTGAACCTGGGGTCGTTCGCGGTGGGGGCCACGCCGCGCACGGTGCGCCCCAGGGTGGACGAGCTGGGGATGACCGACGTTCCGGACAGCATGCTGCTGTTCGGCCGCGGCGGCGTCCGGCGGCTGGTGCCGCCCCGCAGCCTGGTGCGCATGGCCAGCGCGGGGCTGGAGCGGGCCGCGCGGCGCGGCGAGGTGTTCCACCTGTACTTTCATCCGTCGAACTTCGCGCACGACACCGACACGCAGTTCCGGATCCTGGAGGAGATCCTTGCCCACGCGCAATCCCTCCGGTCCGCCAACCGATTGGAGATCCGAACGATGGGCGAGTTGCATCAGAACACGGGCAGTGCCGGGGTGGCCGACGAGCGGATGATCGAGTTCCGGCGCGCGGCGCTGGAGTTCCACAACGACAACGTGGGCCGCTTCGAGAACCACTACAGGCAGGCGGCCGCCGACCCGTTCACCTCGTCGTTCACCTACGGCCGCCGCCAGCTGGACCGCGAGCTGGACTCGGTGCTCGACACGCTCCCCCAGGGCGCCGCCGTGCTCGACATCGGCTGCGGCACGGGCGAGCACCTGAAGGCCATGCGCGAGCGCGGCCTGACCGTCACCGGGCTGGAGCCGGCGCCCAACATGCGCGCCGCGGCCCAGCGCACCAACCCCGGGGTGCAGATCGTGGACGGGTCGGTGCTGGCGCTTCCCTTCCCCGACAACAGCTTCGACTTCCTGATCGCCACCGAGGTGCTGCGGTACTTCGACCGCAAGGACATCCGCCGCGCCTACGCCGAGATGCTGCGCGTGCTGAAGCCGGGCGGGCGGATGTTCTTCACCATGGTAAACCTGTTCGCGCTGGACATGTTCAACCTGCACTACGCCGTGCGCCGGGTGGCCGCCAAGGCCCTGGGCCGCACCGGCCCGGTGCCCACCGAGTTCGTGACCCCCGGCGAGGTGCGGCGCGAGCTGCTGGAGCTGGGCGCCGGCGACGTGGAGATGCGCGGCCGCGTGTTCGCGCCGGTGCGCATCGCCTACAAGCTGAACCGCGGGCTGGGGCGCATGGTGGGGCGGGCGCTGGACGGCTTCGACCAGAAGGTGTCGGGGAGCCGCTGGCACGTTCCGCTGGCCGGCCACCTGGTGGCCATCGCCCGGAAGTAAAGCGGCGCCGGTGCCCACCTCCACACCCGTGACCCCCGCCCCGCGCGCCGGCGCCCCGCCGGCGCGCGCGTCCGCGTCCGCGCCGGCCACGCGGACGGTGCTGTACTTCATCGCCTATCCGCAGCGGATGGCGGGCGCCAACCGCTCGCTCTTCGAGCTGGTGCGCAACCTTCCCCCCCGCATCCGCCCGTTCGTGGTGATCGCGGGCGAGGGGCAGGTGGCGGACAGCTACCGGCAGGCGGGGATCCCCTGCACGGTGCTGGCCCCCGGGGGGTCGCTGGGCACGTACGGCCGCGGGCTGATGCGCACCTCGCGGCTGCAGCGCATGCGCATCGCCCTTTCCGAGCTCCTTCCCTTCACGCTGAAGCTGCGCCGGCTGATCGTGGAGACCGGGGCCGACCTGGTGCACGTGAACGACCCGCGCGGCGCGCTGATGGCGGGCCCCGCCGCGCACCTTGCGCGGCGCCCCGTGGTCGCCCACGTGCGCGGCGAGATCCCCTTCAGCCGCCTGGCGCGCGGCGCCTTCGTGCACGGCGCCCGGCGGCTGATCACCGTCTCCGAGGGCGTCCGCCGCACCCTTCCCCCGCGGGGGCGCGAGCAGGCGGTCACCGTGTACAACGGAATCCGCGAGCTTCCCCGCCCCGAATCCCCCATCCCCTTCCTGCAGCACCTGCGCGGGCGCGGCGTGACGGTGGTGGCCTGCTTCGCGTCGGTGGTGCCGTTCAAGGGGTTCCACCACCTGCTCCGGGCGGCGGCGCTGCTGCGCGACCGCGGCTGGGCGGAGCGGGTGGCGTTCGTGTGCGTGGGCGACATGGTGGAGGGGTACGAGAAGTACCACGCGTGGCTGGCCGCCCTCGCGGCCGAGCTGGGGGTCGACAACGTGACCTTCACCGGGTGGCAGGCGGACCCGTTCGCGTTCTACGCCTCGGCCGACGTGGCCGTGCTCCCCTCGGTGAGCCACGAGCGCGCGGTCATCGCGGGCGAGGAGGTGGACGTGCGGGGGAACGAGGGGTTTCCGCGCACCCACCTGGAGGCGATGGTCTTCGGCCTCCCGGTGGTGGGCACCCGCATCGCCGGCGTTCCCGAGCAGGTGGAGGAGGGGGTGACGGGGCTGGTGTGCGAGCCCTCGGACCCCGCGGGGCTGGCCGGCGCGCTGGAGGTGCTGCTGCGCTCCCCCGAGCTGCGCCGGAAGATGGGCGAGGCCGGGCGCGAGCGGGTGCACCGGCTGTTCTCCACCCGCGCGTACGTGGACGGGGTGATGGCCGTGTACGACGGGATCCGGTGATGGGCGCGCCGCCCGCCCGTCCCGACGAGGGCGCGCCCGTCGCGCCGCCGCCGCGGGGTGCCTGGCCGGCCGCCAAGCGCGCGATCGACGTGGCCGGCTCGGCGGTGCTGCTGGCGGGGCTCTCGCCGCTGCTGGCGGTGCTGGCGGTGGCGGTGCGGGTGGAGGGCGGCGGGCCGGTGTTCTACCGCCAGGAGCGGCTGGGGCAGGGCGGGCGCACCTTCCGCATGTTCAAGTTCCGCACGATGCGCCCGGGAAGCGACCGGGCCATGGAGCTGAACCCCGACGGCTCGGTGCGCACCTCGGACCAGGACCCGCGCATCACCCGCGTGGGGCGCGTCCTGCGCCGGCTGAGCCTGGACGAGCTGCCGCAGCTGCTGAACGTGCTGCTGGGCCACATGAGCCTGGTGGGCCCCCGCCCCGACCTTCCCTTCCACGCGCAGTACTACGGACCGCGCGAGCGCGCCAAGCTGGCCGTGCGCCCGGGGATCACCGGGCTGGCGCAGGTCTCCGGGCGCAACGCGCTTCCCTGGCCCGAGCGGCTGCAGCTGGACGCGGAGTACGTGGAGCGCTTCTCCCCGGGGATGGACCTGCGCATCGTGGGGCGTACGCTACGGAACGTCGTCCGCCAGGAGGGGATCTACGCCCACACGTCCACGCCCGGCGACGGACGCAAGTGACGGCCGATCTCCGCGCACTCGCGCCGGGCGATCTTCCCGCGATCGCGTCGGGGATCGAGCGCTGGGCCAGCGAGCACCCGGACCGCGCGGCGGGGCTCTCCGCGGCGGCGCAGGCGGAGCTGGCGCTGGCCTCGCTCGCCGCGGATGCGGAGGCGGGCGCCCGCCTCCTGCTGGCGGGGGATGCGGACGCCGGCACGGTGTGCGGATGGACGCCGCTGCCGTGGGACAGCGAGGTGCTCGGCGTCCCCTCCGCGCGCGTTTCCGTCCTCTCCTGGGGCGGGTGGGACGATGCGGGGGCGATGCGGATCGGCGCGGTGGTCGGAGGCGCGGTGCGCGAGGCGGACGCCTCCGGCGCGCGCCTCCTGGTCCTCCGCGCCGATGCGCGCGACGCCCGCGCCGTCCCCGCGCTGGAGGATGCGGGGTTCCGCCTGGCCGACACCCTCGTCACCTTCGCCACGCAGCGGCTGGAGGCGCCGGAGGATGCCGCGCGCGGCGTGGATGCGGCGGAGGAGCGGGACCTGGACGCGCTGCGGCGGATCGCGCGGGGCTTCCGCACCGGTCACTTCCACGCGGATCCGCGGATCCCGTCCGCGCGGGCGGAGGATGTCTACGTCCGCTGGATCGAGAACTCGCTGGCGGGGCGGGCCGACGCGGTGCTGGTCGGGCGGGACGAGCGGGACGCGGTGGAGGGATTCATCACCTGCCGCATGGACCGCCGCCGGAGCGCCTCGCTCCCGCGCCCGCACGGGGTGATCGAGCTGGTGGCGGCGGACGCAGCGGCGCAGGGGCGCGGCGTCGGCGGGCGGCTGGTGGCCGCAGCGCTGCGCTGGTTCGCCGCGCAGGGCGCCGGCTCGGCCGAGGTGGGGACGCAGATCGACAACCTGGGCGCGGTGCGGCTGTACGAGCGCTCCGGCTTCCGCATCGCCGGCTTCAGCCACACCTTCCATCGCTGGTCGCCCTGAGGAACTCATACCGAATCCGGGAATTCAGTTCGAGAATCCGCGCCGCATCAACCCGACGTCATCCTGAGGCCGACCACACCGTAACCAGTATCTATACAAGAGGTTGCAGGCCGAAGGATCTATCGGCGCGGCAGCACGTGATTCGGCGAGATGCACGGATTCTTTCGCCGGATTGTTATCATTCACGCAGAGGACCGGAGCTGCGCGAGCCGGCCCCCCTCACCGGCTGAAGCCGCAGCAACAACTACGGGAAGCCTCGCAAACCGCGCGAGGCTGTTCGGCTCGGCAACGGTTTCGGCTCCCGAGGACGCCCTCCCTTTCATCCATCTGGGTCGCGCGAGGCGCGTGTTCGACTCTGCCTGAGACGATTACGATTCTTTTCAAACGCGAAGAGCGCGAAAGGGGTGATTTTCCCCTGCCGCGCTCTTTCGTCCATCTACCTGCCGCCTCAGTGCCGTGCGGACGCGTCGGGCGGAGCGAGGCGGTCGTACACCTCCAGCACGGTGCGCATGAAGCGCTCGCGAGAGTGCTCCTGCGCGCGGGCGGCGGCCGTGGCGCCCATCCGCGCGGCCAGCTCGGGGTCGTCCAGCAGGCGCAGCAGCGCGGCGGCCAGCGCGCCGGCGTCCCGCGGCGGCACCAGCAGCCCTGTGCCGCCGTCGATCACCGCCGCGCGCGTCCCAGCGTTCGAGGCGGCTACGACGGGGATCCCCATCGCCCCCGCCTCGAGCAG includes:
- a CDS encoding glycosyltransferase family 4 protein — encoded protein: MPTSTPVTPAPRAGAPPARASASAPATRTVLYFIAYPQRMAGANRSLFELVRNLPPRIRPFVVIAGEGQVADSYRQAGIPCTVLAPGGSLGTYGRGLMRTSRLQRMRIALSELLPFTLKLRRLIVETGADLVHVNDPRGALMAGPAAHLARRPVVAHVRGEIPFSRLARGAFVHGARRLITVSEGVRRTLPPRGREQAVTVYNGIRELPRPESPIPFLQHLRGRGVTVVACFASVVPFKGFHHLLRAAALLRDRGWAERVAFVCVGDMVEGYEKYHAWLAALAAELGVDNVTFTGWQADPFAFYASADVAVLPSVSHERAVIAGEEVDVRGNEGFPRTHLEAMVFGLPVVGTRIAGVPEQVEEGVTGLVCEPSDPAGLAGALEVLLRSPELRRKMGEAGRERVHRLFSTRAYVDGVMAVYDGIR
- a CDS encoding sugar transferase; the protein is MGAPPARPDEGAPVAPPPRGAWPAAKRAIDVAGSAVLLAGLSPLLAVLAVAVRVEGGGPVFYRQERLGQGGRTFRMFKFRTMRPGSDRAMELNPDGSVRTSDQDPRITRVGRVLRRLSLDELPQLLNVLLGHMSLVGPRPDLPFHAQYYGPRERAKLAVRPGITGLAQVSGRNALPWPERLQLDAEYVERFSPGMDLRIVGRTLRNVVRQEGIYAHTSTPGDGRK
- a CDS encoding GNAT family N-acetyltransferase, whose protein sequence is MTADLRALAPGDLPAIASGIERWASEHPDRAAGLSAAAQAELALASLAADAEAGARLLLAGDADAGTVCGWTPLPWDSEVLGVPSARVSVLSWGGWDDAGAMRIGAVVGGAVREADASGARLLVLRADARDARAVPALEDAGFRLADTLVTFATQRLEAPEDAARGVDAAEERDLDALRRIARGFRTGHFHADPRIPSARAEDVYVRWIENSLAGRADAVLVGRDERDAVEGFITCRMDRRRSASLPRPHGVIELVAADAAAQGRGVGGRLVAAALRWFAAQGAGSAEVGTQIDNLGAVRLYERSGFRIAGFSHTFHRWSP